A region from the Benincasa hispida cultivar B227 chromosome 12, ASM972705v1, whole genome shotgun sequence genome encodes:
- the LOC120092534 gene encoding fluoride export protein 1 yields the protein MDYGSSNPEARQGIPLNRARSLGTSFRRNSFNSSVDQPPQTDHDAETESVSEAGDIGDRALYSNRFSDSERFSLSLDRALENGGIIAPIPENIFLQSYGFRGRESATFNTTAVSSVPPPGEENVVHSEDTKQESKRKLSKLLEYVTCLVHLAVFGILGVLTRYGLQKLFGPENANVTSNETILYPDLPSNMVGSFLMGWWGVVFKGDISDISDYLAIGLTTGYLGSLTTFSGWNQKMLDLSVDGHWLFAILGFLIGLFLVAYSIIFGIETAKGFRWILRRKDISCSWCCKVDSYKRHIAAMMGFSLILILLWSVSGSLLDKDFSRGKGAELWVGCLVGPVGVWVRWFLARLNGRGVGRWKWVPIGTLIANVSAACVMAALATVKKAVKTERVETVASGMQLGLLGCLSTVSTFVAEFNAMRLSEEPWRAYAYAALTMVISFGFGILIYSVPVWAKGLNE from the exons ATGGATTATGGGAGTAGCAACCCAGAAGCCAGACAAGGAATTCCACTTAATCGAGCAAGAAGTTTAGGCACTTCATTTAGAAGAAACTCATTTAACTCTTCTGTCGATCAGCCTCCCCAAACTGATCACGATGCTGAAACCGAGAGTGTGTCAGAGGCAGGAGACATAGGAGATCGTGCTCTTTACAGCAACAGATTTAGTGATAGTGAGCGTTTTAGCTTGTCTCTTGATCGTGCTTTAGAGAATGGTGGAATAATTGCACCTATTCCAGAGAACATCTTCTTGCAATCCTATGGATTTCGGGGTCGTGAGTCTGCAACATTTAATACTACTGCTGTTTCTTCTGTGCCACCTCCAGGAGAGGAAAATGTAGTTCATTCTGAAGACACAAAGCAA GAAAGCAAGAGAAAGCTGTCCAAGCTGTTGGAGTATGTAACCTGCCTTGTTCATCTTGCTGTTTTTGGAATTCTTGGG GTCTTGACTAGGTATGGACTACAGAAGTTGTTTGGTCCAGAGAATGCAAACGTTACCAGCAACGAGACGATTCTGTATCCTGATCTTCCTTCCAATATG GTGGGATCATTCTTGATGGGATGGTGGGGTGTGGTATTCAAAGGAGACATATCTGACATTTCAGATTATCTAGCCATTGGACTAACAACGGGTTACTTGGGAAGCCTAACAACATTCAGCGGATGGAATCAGAAAATGTTGGATCTCAGCGTCGATGGCCACTGGCTCTTTGCAATCCTTGGTTTCCTCATAG GCTTGTTTCTGGTGGCCTACTCAATAATCTTTGGAATAGAGACAGCAAAGGGCTTCCGGTGGATTTTGAGAAGAAAAGATATAAGCTGCAGTTGGTGCTGCAAAGTGGACAGTTACAAGCGCCACATTGCAGCAATGATGGGGTTTTCCCTCATACTAATTCTACTATGGAGCGTGAGTGGGAGTCTGCTAGATAAAGATTTCAGCAGGGGTAAGGGGGCGGAGCTGTGGGTGGGTTGTCTGGTGGGGCCAGTGGGGGTGTGGGTGCGGTGGTTCTTGGCCAGGCTGAATGGGCGTGGAGTGGGGCGGTGGAAATGGGTGCCGATTGGGACTCTAATAGCAAATGTTTCGGCGGCGTGTGTGATGGCAGCGCTGGCGACGGTGAAGAAAGCGGTGAAAACGGAGAGAGTGGAGACAGTGGCGAGTGGGATGCAGCTGGGGCTGTTGGGTTGTTTGAGCACGGTGTCAACTTTTGTTGCAGAGTTCAATGCGATGAGGTTGAGCGAGGAGCCATGGAGAGCATATGCATATGCGGCCCTCACGATGGTCATTTCCTTTGGATTTGGCATCTTGATTTACTCTGTGCCCGTCTGGGCCAAGGGACTCAATGAGTAA
- the LOC120092520 gene encoding glycine-rich protein 2-like, with protein MAEVKRSSGTVRWFSAQKGFGFIAPDDASEDLFVHQTSIRSEGFRTLFDGQAVEFTIDYDEDQRSKAVDVTVIGRSTGYGGGRGGGRGRGGAYGRFGGGGRGFGRGGRYEDSSGGFGGRGGGRGGGECYNCGRMGHLARDCYRGNGGAPPGRGYGGGRGYGGGAGGGCYNCGDTGHFARDCQNESK; from the coding sequence ATGGCTGAGGTGAAGAGATCCAGCGGTACTGTAAGGTGGTTTAGTGCGCAGAAGGGGTTTGGGTTCATAGCTCCAGATGATGCTAGCGAGGATCTTTTTGTCCACCAGACCTCCATTCGTTCTGAAGGATTTCGTACTCTTTTCGATGGTCAAGCTGTTGAGTTTACCATCGATTATGACGAAGATCAGCGCTCCAAGGCCGTCGACGTTACTGTAATCGGTAGATCTACCGGATATGGAGGAGGCCGCGGAGGTGGGAGAGGTAGAGGTGGTGCTTATGGAAGATTCGGTGGTGGTGGCCGCGGTTTTGGCAGAGGAGGACGGTACGAAGACTCAAGCGGTGGCTTCGGCGGCCGGGGTGGTGGTCGTGGCGGTGGTGAGTGCTACAATTGCGGCCGGATGGGTCATTTAGCGAGGGATTGTTATCGGGGAAACGGCGGTGCGCCTCCTGGCCGTGGATACGGCGGTGGTCGGGGTTATGGCGGCGGGGCTGGTGGTGGTTGTTACAATTGTGGGGATACAGGACATTTTGCTAGGGATTGTCAAAACGAAAGCAAATGA